Genomic segment of Umezawaea sp. Da 62-37:
GGTCGGGCACCTCGTGGTGCGCACTGCTGCGGCACCGCGGGGTGGGATCTCGTTCGACCCCGCGGTGAACAGCCCTCCGGGGCTGGAGATGGTGCCCGCCGTGGTGAAGCGGATCCGGGAGAGGGCTTACGCGGGCAGCCGGAGCGGGCGTCGTACCACCCGCGAGGCGGACCGACCCGACAACAACCACTCGAAAGGATCTGGCATGACCACCACCGGTACCGACGACTTGCGACGACTGCTCGACTCCGACCTGCGTGACGCCACTCTGGTTCTGGTCGAGGGGCGCTTGGACGTCGTCGCGGCTGACGAACTGGACTCGGACAGCTACCGGGGAGCGTTCCCGGTGCTGACCCGAGAGGAACTGCTCGCCCGAACGGACGGCCTTCCCGTCACCGACGACCAGCTCGAACGGTTGGCGGCCACCACCGGGTCGGCCGTGGACAACCTCGGCGGCTGACCGCGGCGGAGGCGACCCGCTCGCCGCGGTCCGGACACCTTCACCTCCCCGGCTCCGGGAAGGTGAAGGTGTCTCCTCGTCGGACGTAGTCGACCTTGGTAGGTGGACGAATCCGGTCGACCTCCGCTTCGAAGTCGGACAGCGGCGACTTGAACCGCCCGTAGTCGTCGTAGTGCACCGGAACGGTGTGGCGCGGCTCCAGCATCCGCACCAGGTCCACCCCCTGCCGCCCGTCCATGGTGAGCAGCACACCCAGCACCTTGGTGCCGCCCAGGTGCACCACGGCCACGTCGAGCGACGGGTAGCGCACGGCGATCTCCCGGAGGTTCTCGTGCACGAGGGTGTCACCGCTGAGGTACACCCGCAGCCAAGGCGAATTCGGGCTCGACCGGTACTCGATCACACTGCCCATCACCGGTGGCAGCACGCGCGCCAAGGCGCCGAGCGCGTGACGGCCGGGAACCGCGGTCACCTTCAGCTCGGCGCCGTCCTTGGCCAAGGAGAACTCCGACCACGTGCCGAGCGCGACGGTTTCGCGGAAACCACGCCGTCCCAACCGGCGTGCGGCGTGCGCGGTGGTGACGATCGGCAGGTCCCGGTCCAGCGCCCGGCTCGCCACCCGGTCGAAGTGGTCACCGTGCAGGTGCGACAGCACCACCGCGTCCAACGGCGGCAACTGGTCCACGTCGATGGCGGGATCAGTGCGTCGCCGGGACACGAGCCCTTGGCCGATGTGGGTCCACTGGCCGCGGTGCAGGAAGTTCGGGTCGGTCAGGATCGTGAAGGGTCCGAACCGCAGCAGCGTCGTAGCGGTGCCGACGAAGAACAGCGAGTCGTCGGCCTGCTCGTGCCGCGGGGTCGTGGCCGGGGATCCGGAGCTCTCCAGCCGCTGCTTTCGCCGGCTCGCATCGTCCGCCATGGTTCCTCCTCGGTTCGTGCGGTCCGGTTACCCGGTGGTGACGTCGCCAAGCCCGTTGGAGGGGGATCGGTCGTTCCACGACCACCGCGGCGACCCCGTCCTCGCGATCCGCTACGACGCGGCGCGGCCAGGTGTCACTCGACGCGCTGCAGCACGACGAGCGACCTGGAAGGCAGCGTGATGCTCCCGGACGCGGCGAAGGACTCCCCGCTCTCACCTGCACGGCCGGAGGCGGTGTCGACGACGACCGTCCACTCGGGACCGTAGTCGGCACCGGGCAGCGTCACCTCGACGTCTTCGTAGTGAGCGTTGAACGCCAGCAGGAACGAATCGTCCACGACGCGCATGCCGCGCTGGTCGAGGTCCGGGATCCCCTCGCCGTTGAGGAACACCACCACGCAGCGACCGAAGCCGTCAGCCCAGTCATCCTCGGTCATCTCCTCGCCCGATGGGGTGAACCACGCGATGTCGCGGAGGTCGTCGCCGCTGCGGATCGGCTTGCCCCCGAAGAACCGGCGCCTGCGCAGCACCGGGTGCTGCTTGCGGAACGCCGTCAGCGCGCCGGTGAACTCGACGAGGTCCTTGTTCCGCTCCGCCAGCGACCAGTCCACCCAGGAGATCTCGTTGTCCTGGCAGTACACGTTGTTGTTGCCCTGCTGGGTGCGGCCGAACTCGTCGCCGTGCAGCAGCATCGGCACACCCTGCGACAACAGCATGGTGGCCATCAGGTTGCGCCGCTGCCGTGCCCGCAGGTCGAGAACCTCCTCATCGTCGGTGGGGCCTTCGACGCCGCAGTTCCAGGAGCGGTTGTCGTCCGCGCCGTCGCGGCCGTCCTCGCCGTTGGCCTCGTTGTGCTTGTCGTTGTAGGACACGAGGTCGTTGAGCGTGAACCCGTCGTGCGCGGTCACGAAGTTGATCGACGCGTACGCCTGCGGCCGTCCTGCTGGTACAGGTCCGAGGAACCGGTGACGCGCGAGGCGAACTCGCCCAGCGTCGCGGGCTCACCGCGCCAGAAGTCGCGGACGGTGTCGCGGTACTTGCCGTTCCACTCGGTCCACAGCGGGGGGAAGTTGCCGACCTGGTAGCCACCGGGGCCGACGTCCCACGGCTCCGCGATCAGCTTCACCTGGCTGATGACCGGATCCTGCTGGACGATGTCGAAGAAGGCACTGAGCCGGTCGACCTCGTAGAACTCGCGGGCCAGCGTGGCGGCGAGGTCGAAGCGGAAGCCGTCCACGTGCATCTCGGTGACCCAGTACCGCAGCGAGTCCATGATCAGCTGCAACGTGTGCGGGCTGCGCACGTTCAGCGAGTTCCCGGTGCCCGTGTAGTCCATGTAGTGCTGCTTGTCGTCCTCGACCAGGCGGTAGTACGCCTCGTTGTCGATGCCGCGCATGGACAGCGTCGGTCCGAGGTGGTTGCCCTCGGCGGTGTGGTTGTAGACCACGTCGAGGATGACCTCGATGTTCGCCTCGTGCAGGGCGCGGACCATGCCCTTGAACTCCTGGACCTGGTTCGCCTGCTCCGGCATCGCCGCGTACGAGTCCTGCGGGGCGAAGAACCCGATCGTGTTGTAGCCCCAGTAGTTGCGCAGCCCCTGCTCTTCCAACCCGTGGTCGGTGACGAACTGGTGCACCGGCATCAGTTCGATCGCCGTCACGCCGAGCTTGGTGAGGTGGTCGATGACCGCCGGGTGCGCCAGACCCGCGTACGTGCCCCGCTGCTCCTCGGGAACCTCCGGGTGGTTCATCGTCAGGCCGCGCACGTGGGCCTCGTAGATCACCGTCTCGTTGTACGGCGTCCTCGGCGGGCGGTCGGTGCCCCAGTCGAAGAACGGGTTCACCACGACCGACAACGGCACATGACCCGCCGAGTCCTCGTCGTTGCGCCGCTCCGGCTCGCCGAACTCGTAGCCGAACAGCGAGGGGTGCCAGTCGACGCCGTTGGAGATCGCCTTGGCGTAGGGGTCGATCAGCAGCTTGTTCGGGTTGCAGCGCAGACCACGTGCCGGGTCGTGGGGGCCGTGCACCCGGAAGCCGTACCGCTGACCCGGCCCGACGCCGGACAGGTAGCCGTGGTGGACGAAGCCGTCCACCTCCGGGAGCCGGACGCGCGTCTCCTTGCCCTCGTCGTCGAACAGGCACAGCTCCACGTGGTCGGCGACCTCGGAGAACACCGCGAAGTTGGTGCCGATACCGTCGTAGGTGGCACCCAATGGATAAGGGGTTCCGGGCCAGGGATGCATCATCGCTCCTCGAGATGGTGAAACGTCGACCGGGGTTCCACGGTGGACAGGCTCTTCGGCGGCTACCGGTCAGCCATCCGCCGGAGCCGGGCTACCCTCGATGCTCCGCTCGAACCAGTAACACGCGTCACGCCCCACGCAACCCGATCCACCCGCACTCCTCTTCCCGGAGCAGGGCTGCCTCGCGGTCCGGGCAGCCGTTCCGCCAGCTCCACGTACGCACTCGCAGTGGTGTCCTGCTGGGGTACTCGAACGGGTTGGGCGCTACTTCTTCGACCTGACTCAGTCAGGCGACCTCTCTTCCTCGATGGTGGTGGTACAACGCGGCTCCGGCAGGGGCGGACACCGCGATGAACAGCAAGAATCCGTCGGGATTCAGCCTGTTCATCGCGGGTACCTGTCGATATGACGACAACCGATCTCGAGATTCCCCGACCTCCGGACCAGGTGTTCGGCGTCCTCGCCGACGGGTGGTCCTACGCGGGGTGGGTCGTCGGGGCGACTCACATCCGCGACGTGGACCACTTCTGGCCCGAGGTGGGGACGCGCATCCACCACAGCGTCGGCGCGTGGCCGTTGCAGATAGAGGACGAGACCGTTGTGCAGGCGGTCGACCACGGGAAGTCCTTGGAGCTGCACGCGAAGCTGTGGCCCGTGGGCGCCGCGCGGATCCGGTTCGACCTGGCGCCGACGGCGACGGGCACCAGGGTCACCATGACCGAGAAGGCCGTCAGCGGTCCGGGCTCCCTGATGCCCGAGGCGATGCAGAAGGTCTTCCTGCTCCCCCGCAACAGGGAGACCCTCAAGCGCTTGGCCGACCTGGTCGTGCACGGCGACCAGGGTTGAGCCGCACAGCGGACCCCAGGTCCTCCATCGTGGCCGTTCACCGCACGTGGTCGGCCTGCCCGTGGTGGGTGGATCCGTCGAAGCCGAGCCCGTCCAATCCGCTGCGGAGCGGCGGGGAGAACGCGAAGTCCCCGAGGGTAGGACCGACCGCACGCCGAAGTTCACCACCGCCGCGTCGAGCGCCCACTCCGTCGTACTCGCCGCGGTCTGAGCGCTCTCGTCCACGGCGGTCGACCTTTTGACTGATCCCCGACGCGGTGACCGCCGCCCAGGCCGACTTCGCCCGACAAGCCACCACAACAGAGGAGTTGACCGAGGATGACCGACAAGCCGATCGAGCACCCCGGCACCACCGACGACATGCGTTCCCGACCCGACCACGGCGAGACGAGCTACCAGGGGACCGGACGCCTGCGGGACCGCAAGGCGGTGATCACCGGCGGCGACTCCGGAATCGGTCGGGCAGCCGCCATCGCGTTCGCCCGAGAAGGCGCTGACGTGCTGATCACCTACCTGGACGCGGAGAAGGACGACGCCGAGGAAACCGTGCGCCTGGTCGAGGAGGCGGGCCGCAAGGCCGTCGCGGTGGCCGCGGACCTGACTGAGGAATCCCGCTGCGAGGAGGTCATCGCTCGCGCCGTGGAGGAGTTCGGCGGGATCGACCTGCTGGTGAGCAACGCCGCCTACCAGATGTCGCAGGACGACGGGATACTCGACATCACCACCGAGCAGTTCGACCGCGTGCTCAAGACCAACGTCTACGCCATGTTCTGGCTCTGCAAGGCAGCCGTCCCCCACATGGAGTCCGGATCGGCCATCATCACCACCTCGTCGATCCAGGCGTTCCAGCCTTCGCCGGAACTGCTGGACTACGCGACGTCCAAGGCCGCGATCGTCAACTTCACCAAGGGCTTGGCCGCGAACCTGGTCGACCGCGGGATCCGGGTGAACTCCGTCGCGCCCGGTCCGGTGTGGACACCGCTCATCCCGGCCACCATGCCCGAAGAGGCGGTCGAGTCCTTCGGCGAGCAGTCCCCCATGGGCCGGGCCGCCCAACCCGCCGAACTGGCACCGATCTACGTGTTCCTGGCCTCGCCGGAGTCCAGCTACATCACCGGCGAGATCGTCGGCGTCACCGGCGGCTCCCCCATCACCTGACCGCGGATCCACCGTCGAACACGCGGCAGGTCGTTCCACGGGCGACATCCTCGGCCACGACGGCACCCGTCGTGGCCGATCCGCACCAGGTTTCGACGCCCACCAAGCGGCCGGCTTCCGGCTGGCCCTCGAGGACGTTCTTCATGCCGAATTCCGCCAGATGTCTTCAGGCAACGGCGAAACGCACGTCGTGGTGCTTTTGCGCGTCGTTCAAGAACGTCGCGGCCCACTTCGCGACGGCGCGCGGCGGGGGCGTTGGTTCTCCGCCCATCCAGGCGATCACGCGCAGGTCTTCGCCGCCATGGGTCTCCACCGCGGCGGACCAGCCGTCTTCGTCGTTCCACAGCAGTGCGACATCGCGATCCGGGAAGTCCTCCACCCAGCCGTCCACGGCGAGGTAGGCCCTTGCGGGCCTGCCCGCCTCGACGTACGAGGACTCACCGGTCATCCCGAGCGCCTCGGTCACGAGTCGGACGTATCGGCGCAGGCGCAACCGGACGGTGTCGTCGAATTCCACGTCCATCACGCACCACCTCGCGTCGCATCCGAGTGGGCGTCGAACACCGGGTCCACCTTCGATCTCCCTCCGACTTCGAAGGGTGCTGCCAGGGCGGATCGTCCACCCCGGCAGCACCCGGTTGACGTCGATGATCGCGTCGAACTCGCACATCGCACTTGATCCCGTTCGACATCGTCGGGAACTCGTCGCGCGGTGCCCGTGCGGACGCGACGGTCAGGCGTTGATCTGCTTGACGTCCTGGTCGCCCGCGGTGACGGCGATCTTGCGCGGCTTGGCCTTCTCCGACACCGGGATGCGCAGGGTCAGAACACCCGCCTCGTACCCGGCCTGGATGTTGTCGGTGTCGAGGGTGTCGCCGAGGAACAGCTGGCGGGAGAACACGCCCAGCGGTCGTTCGGACACCTGCATCTCCACGGTGTCACCGGACAGCGAGGGGCGCCGTTCGGCCTTCACCGTCAGCACGTTGCGCTCAACGTCCAACTCGATCGCGTCCGCCGCCACACCCGGCAGGTCGAACGCCACCACGAACTCATCCCCCGAGCGGTACGCGTCCATCGGCATCGCCGTCGGACGAGTCCACGTACCCGACCCGTTGAACACCTGCTGCGCCAACCGGTCCAGCTCCCGGAACGGATCCGTGCGCATCAACATCCGGCACCTCCTCGTTGATTCTCGACTCCCGTCAACGCGCCCCATAGTTGTATCACGTCATCGAAGTGATGACAACACTTTCGTCGTCGAATGGATGACGAACGACTTGTCGCCGGCTAGGTGGCTCGACCTCGTCGACGACCTCCAACGAGACGGGACCGGTGGTAGCGAGCGCACCGGGTGAGCGGAGAGCATCGGGTTCAGCCAGGCGAGGTCTGCGGCGTCGGTGACCCCGAATAGCTCGGCGGGGAGCGGCGGGATGAACCACGGGGTCTCGGGCTTCGCAGCGAGGTCTATCACCGGCTCGACAGGAACCTCGCGTTGCAGTGGTCTGGCTCCAACGGGACGAGCGAATCGGCGGTGGGAACGCGGTCGTGGCACCAGTCAGGCCGCGTTGTCCGCTGGAGGTCGGTGCCACTTGCCGGGAGCTCTCGGATCAACCGAGGAACGTGACGCCGTCCTGTGGTCGCTCGTCGACGGTGAGCGCGAAGACGTCGGGCCGTGCGTAGTGCCCGGAAACGTCCAGACTGCGCCGCGCAGCGATGATCTCGGTAATGTCGATCTTTGCTGTGACGAGACCTTCACGGTCCCGCAGCGGCCCGGCCAGGACGTCGCCCAGTGGACCCACGATCACACTGCCGCCGCGGAACGGGTCCTCACCGCCGGTCTCGAACGGACACGCGCTGATGACGAAACACCGGCCCTCGTCGGCGATGTGACGCATCGAGGCCTGCCAGACGTCGCGG
This window contains:
- a CDS encoding MBL fold metallo-hydrolase, which encodes MADDASRRKQRLESSGSPATTPRHEQADDSLFFVGTATTLLRFGPFTILTDPNFLHRGQWTHIGQGLVSRRRTDPAIDVDQLPPLDAVVLSHLHGDHFDRVASRALDRDLPIVTTAHAARRLGRRGFRETVALGTWSEFSLAKDGAELKVTAVPGRHALGALARVLPPVMGSVIEYRSSPNSPWLRVYLSGDTLVHENLREIAVRYPSLDVAVVHLGGTKVLGVLLTMDGRQGVDLVRMLEPRHTVPVHYDDYGRFKSPLSDFEAEVDRIRPPTKVDYVRRGDTFTFPEPGR
- a CDS encoding Hsp20/alpha crystallin family protein, with the translated sequence MLMRTDPFRELDRLAQQVFNGSGTWTRPTAMPMDAYRSGDEFVVAFDLPGVAADAIELDVERNVLTVKAERRPSLSGDTVEMQVSERPLGVFSRQLFLGDTLDTDNIQAGYEAGVLTLRIPVSEKAKPRKIAVTAGDQDVKQINA
- a CDS encoding SDR family oxidoreductase; amino-acid sequence: MTDKPIEHPGTTDDMRSRPDHGETSYQGTGRLRDRKAVITGGDSGIGRAAAIAFAREGADVLITYLDAEKDDAEETVRLVEEAGRKAVAVAADLTEESRCEEVIARAVEEFGGIDLLVSNAAYQMSQDDGILDITTEQFDRVLKTNVYAMFWLCKAAVPHMESGSAIITTSSIQAFQPSPELLDYATSKAAIVNFTKGLAANLVDRGIRVNSVAPGPVWTPLIPATMPEEAVESFGEQSPMGRAAQPAELAPIYVFLASPESSYITGEIVGVTGGSPIT
- a CDS encoding DUF6292 family protein, giving the protein MEFDDTVRLRLRRYVRLVTEALGMTGESSYVEAGRPARAYLAVDGWVEDFPDRDVALLWNDEDGWSAAVETHGGEDLRVIAWMGGEPTPPPRAVAKWAATFLNDAQKHHDVRFAVA
- a CDS encoding SRPBCC family protein, with translation MTTTDLEIPRPPDQVFGVLADGWSYAGWVVGATHIRDVDHFWPEVGTRIHHSVGAWPLQIEDETVVQAVDHGKSLELHAKLWPVGAARIRFDLAPTATGTRVTMTEKAVSGPGSLMPEAMQKVFLLPRNRETLKRLADLVVHGDQG